The Melanotaenia boesemani isolate fMelBoe1 chromosome 3, fMelBoe1.pri, whole genome shotgun sequence genome contains the following window.
TCTATGTATGAAAACTCACCAATGACTCATTTCTATTTAACTTCATGGTGATTTTCCATGTAAAACCCAAATCAAGGAGAAATAAAGCTAAACTCTCATTTTCTTACATCACAGACACGTTTTAACAACCAGTCAGACAAACATGAACAATTTAACAATCAAGTAACTTCAATCGGGTCTTAAAATCACCACACAATGAACAGAGTTGTCTTCCTTCAGGAGAAACACCTGTTTTTCATCCTCTTTGATGCATTAgagaatgtttttgtttccgCCTGAATCCGTAGACACCGAGCAGCTGGATTGATGGTTCATTTTTGGACAACAGTTTCCTCCATCTGTGGATGCTCACTGCCCTGAAGTGTCTCGTGTGTTGTTTACGAGTGAGGAAATAAAAGCAGGAGATTGACAGGTGGATCAATGCGGCGTCAGCATTGATGTGAACGGTCCGTCCTGGTGAGGAAGGACCTGGCCCAAGAggaagctctcgatttaccagttgATCTACGTTTCTACCATCAGGACACCAGATGTGGGTAGAGACTGAAAGACCAGGATTCACTAACACATcgaatcattttttattttcttaatgcGCATGAGCAGTGGGCATGTGTACACACCTGCACGGGAATCGAATGCTGCTGACTTAAACTAGATTTATactccacacacacagctgatgccggtgaaatgtgctctcacactcgagcgtaggggtgTGGAGTTGTGTTGGAGTTTCTCTTCCACGgtaaccacacaaattcagcaagaagctgCAAAAATCTGGAAACATGAAATCACAAGCCGACTAATCATAAGGGAGTACTTCCACGCAACCGTGCTGCAAGCATGGGTGCATATcgggtctggaagaggtgcgcgtcaAGCCTTCGCATACCTGTGTGGAGCATATGGTGGTGACACTGTAACCGACATTATGAAGATGCAACGTGAGTAGAAATCCAGCTTTAGGGACACTGAAAGAGAACAATACTGGTTCTACTGCCGGGGGAAAAGGTCCTgattagtgatgcgcgggtcgggtttttttccgacccgcgggtcccgctctttttaaaaaattggaccgcaccaaaccgccccgcacctccgcttctatttttttaacccgacccgacccgccccattaaaacacatgttatgatattgacgaatgcttttatttagtctgagaaaggtgcatatggtctcctaaattggcactggaaactggcaacacaaaatgtattttcaaatgaacgttaagcctataaacataaataggcaaataaataaagtgttttaaagcgtttaagtgttataaagcacatagccaatgctgctgctgttgtctgcactgattacctcgttgaacctgtcccaaacctgtgatttagccatttgaccctctttcttcttttcaaggacgtaaactcccgaatGAATgctattcaacacttcttcttccatcttttgttgcttatctgcatggcgctttctgcacgtagtctgcgtagcctactacgcgcctacgtggacattacgttacaaaacgtgacctgtgtttaaataactgataaatattttgtcttacatattatagttacaaaatgtagacactgattaaggtctttattttcagtttgacaaaaaataaaattaatagatagaactagatatttcagaatagtaaaccacaccaacccgccccgcagtgaagcgaaaattctttgacccgccccaacccgaaccgcgggtaacccgcggaacccgcgggttaggaggcggcccgcgcatcactagtcCTGATGGTGCTACAGAGCAGGGAATAGGTTTTAGAGTCAGAAACTGCCTGCTGAGTATGATAAAAACCAGGCAACAGTGGATCTGAGTGACTTCTCACCACCACGGGAACTATCACTCTTGTCAGTGTACATGCCTTCACACCGTCTTCAACCGTGGAAGAGCTAAATGCTAGGTGCAGAGGCCCCTTTGGAAGATTTAAACAAAGCCGATGACAGCTTGGCCCCCGGTACGGCCCCAGGCATCAATGGGCCCCCCAAGACCTTTTACTGCACGGCAACCTTTGCATGAAGTCCTCTGTCAGTGCCAGATAGAAGGAACTGTACCAGAGAACAAGAGCAATGCCAAGATCATCACTGTCTACAGGAACAAGGGTAAAAGAAGTTACTGCAACAACTAAACAGGCATCTCCCTCCTCAGTGTTGTCTCTGTAAGGGTCAGCTTGATTCACTTGCAGAAGCTTGTGGAACAAGTCTACCGCCAGTCACAGTGTGACTTTTGAGCTGAACAGTGAACGGTACCATGGGCCTCACCGTTCACCACCGCCAGGAAAACTGAAGAGAACAAAGGATATCCTAGCAGGTTACATGCTGATTATGTGTTGTCTTGAGCAGTGTAAAATGTACCAGATCGATGCATTCTCATTACCTATTCATGGCAAATCCCACGAAAAGTGAGCCACAGCTTTTCATCGGATTTGCTATAAATTTCCAGCAACGCGGGAGATCAGTGCTCATGCGCTGCCAGTGCATTCAGTCATCCTGActatttagacaaaaaaaaatttcgAGAGCCGTTTGATATCCACAGTGATGTCAAGTAAGGCCGTGCCCTCACTGCTACACCTTCTGGattgtctttgcttttcttctgaAACACACCTTCAGCGTAGCAAAAGCGGGAATCCACCTACAAGCCTCAGAGCTGAGTCCAAGGTTTGTAAAGCCCTCATCAGAGATATGCTGTTtgctgatgatgctgcagtGGTGACTCCCAGGCCTGCAAGGATTTCTGACTGACCATTAGTCTCAAGAAAACAAGCATCTTGGGGCAGGGTACAGGGGAGCCACCAGCCAATCGACACAAGCTTGATGTTGCCCACCAGTTTGCTTCCCTTGGTTCTACAATCTCGGATAACCTCTCTCTAGACACTGAAATTGATGAGAGGATCAGGAAAGTAGCCACAGCACTTGCTCGCCTAACAACCCAAAGCTTCTGGTTTGTGGACAAACAATGAATTTTCTAAAGATCCCAAAGCCAGAACTTTGAATCGAGGATCCAGAAGAGTTGACGCTGCAAGGATCCATACAGGCTGCACCCCGCATCGTTCTCTCGAGTTCCTCTGAAGACTGATTCCTAACTGAGAGGCAGTTGGACTGGTAATGTCTGACCTTTCTCGCGAATCTTGTTATGAATCAGTCGGACCAACGGAATTATTTTTGAAGCAGAGACTTTCTTCTCAGATCTCAGATTAATTCCACAGTTCGGCAGACTGTGTCTTGGTCAGCACTGTTGAAAGGAGTCATGAGGGAGACATCTGGATGTTGGTCCGTAGGTGTCTCTACATTGTTGTGGTATTATTGCAAAAGGCCAAATGTTGCATGCAATGCAAACATTTAACCTTTTTCTCCTCAAGGAACTGGAAGTGATCCCAGACAGGTGGTCCGGGACGCTTTCTGCTTCCTCCCATTTCCAGACAACTCAAACTTTCTCAAAAACACTCGGTACAACACACTCAGATAAATGAGACAAGACTTTGCAAATAAACAGCTGTTAGGAGAGCTTTAAATGTTGTACGCACATCAGGTGAGTAATCATCCGCCAATCCAGCAAAGGCACGAGGAATAATAAAGAATATTagaatatttttactttgtgaaaatgttccattttgGACACAAGGCAAAAAAATCGCTTCACATTCAGCTTTGTTTCACTGAATTTTCATCCTAAAGCAGGTTAAAACAACATGTTTCAGAACGATTGGTGACGTAATGGAACGCGACATGGAGCAGTCACGTGACATCTGCGTCTTTCGGCCCTAACGTTCCACGTCAGTTTCACTACGGACTGGAACACCGTTTCCATCGTGCCATCACTAAGTTCCAGCATGCCCTGCTTTCCTGTGTCTTTTATTGTATTAAGACATCATACATCATCTCTCCACCTGCATGCCCGGGGTTTGGGTCGAACTTCGCCATCTCCTGTTGCCACCATCCCTGACAATAGATCCATCAATCAATAACTCAGCTCATACACTCATTTAAGCTATACTCTAAAAACTGCATTTGGGCTGTAGTTGATCTAAAGTCGTTTTATAAGAATCCCACTTTATGCTTTTTGATAGTGAGAACTTAATTTTGCATGTTTTACTCCAAGTTTGTTTCAGTGCACAAAAATacccacaaaaacaaacaaaaaaagtaaaaaaaaacggGGTGGAACATCACTTTCTTAGTTTTTATCTAATGATGCCAAAAAAGGCTTCCAGATTTCCTGAAAGCAGGCCTGTGCATTTTTCCCAAGACGGATCTGCTCCTGGCTATCAGCCGCCTCCTAAAACTGGGGGCAGAAGAAGACttccagctaaataaaattatttgttttagcAGCAAACATGCCTGTTTGGGAAAGGTTATTGTTAATTCTGAGCAGCCAAATATGGCTAGAGTACAATCAGGTTGCAGGTTTGCTTTGTAGTGGGTTGAGAACCACTTAAATATCTCAAGTTGTACAGAACTGGACAAAACAGATGCCACATGGGTCACATGAAAGAGATGAGTCAACTATTCTGCTAAGTTTATTTTTGGATGACTTTAAATTGAATCAGCCTCTATCTAGTATTGACTGAACAGTTCTGAGCTCTAGACAAGTACTCCTTCCAGAGGTCATCTGACAATAATACACCAAGACCCTCGCTCCATGTATTTCTTAGATGATTGGTATCAAATGATGTTAAAAAGCCATTAACAAAGCAGGAAATCAGATGTTTAGAGGTCGATTGTAGAAGAAGTATCATAGAAAATATGGCTTGATGGTTTAGATGGAAATTATGGTGTATTTCCCCGTAAAAGTGTTtaatctgtaaataaaaaaaatgtgactgaGGTAGATGATAGTATGAAAAACAGTATAACAGACATGGTTAATCACCCACTGTCTCTGGGAGTTTTATTTAATccttaaatggaaataaatcttcaCTGATGGTAATGCAAgtgaaattaaactaatgtgTTTCTGCTCTCTAACAATGTTCGACATGTTACTTATTCTGTCTGTGGTTCCTGTGCTGTTTGAGTGAGCATTAAAAGAGGAAAGTTACTGTCATGTTAACAGCTACGAGACCATTATCTGCAGCAACATGGGGTAAGCAGAAGAGCTGTAGAAGAGTGGGTCTTCTTACTGTGGAAGGTGTGCAGGTGGACGGTGAGCCCACTAGCCTGGCTGTAGCCTTTCCCACATTCCCGACACACATAAGGCCGGTCTCCAGTGTGTGTCCGGACATGGCGAGTCAACTCGATGGACTGAGCGAAGACAGCCTTGCAGTACTGACACACATACATCTtccctggaaaaataaaacaaaaaaagacaccttaaaaatattatttttcctcTAGAAGAGCTAACCTCTTCTTGTCCAGGACCTTCATGTGATCcgtgcagtacagaagatgtttgcacacaCTAGGAAGCAGCAATCCTGACATGCAGCGCACCAAAATGATGGGAAAAACTcggctaaaagactctaccgaGCATTgtcatccaaaccaaacacagttcaaaacCAAAGCagttatatgggaatgtaacaaaaacatgagaacagcactgTTAAATTTAGAGCTTCAggtaatttctccacttcaagcataACACACAACCAAGGTGTcgcatgaaagcagagactctgctgattacaaagttttgtctcatcactgtgggacagaaactctggagctagcagccagaaccagaaaccaggtcttacgtttgctgttttgtggtgaaaaatttGATTCCAGCTCAAAAAACTCTGCTGATGTTCTCCCATGACTCTGCCTTTTtaaatgaaccatgaaggtcctgctggtttccatggagatgaaggaggttttatagtgaagtattcattcttcctatcatagactatcttggacttcacttctttctggatcctcacggtgtttctaaggtgaataagggggctatccctggattctcCTGACTGATCATTGACAATGGCTCATGGCTTCCTGGGACatttacctgcgtaacacctattaaaacatctggaaaactgCTCGGCTTCACTTTAATACCTTCTACCGTAGCAGAGTTCCTCATCGGAcagtactttattcattctgAGGAcaactgtactcattcctagatgtAATGGACTGGGGATGAAGAGGATAACTCTTCGATTCCTGACTAATGGTGTGAAGTGTGTGGTACCCTCAGAGTGTTTCTTCTTGGTGTGATAAGCCAGTGCAGCAGCCACGCTGAAGCTGATGTCGCAGTGTGTGCAGTGGTAAGGTTTCTCTCCGGTGTGCAGACGCATGTGATTCTTCAGAGACGACTTGGCACCAAACTTGGCACCACAGTCCTCACAGGCAAACGGCTTCTCTTCAAAGTGCTCCGTCCGTTTGTGGTAGATCATACCTGAAAGCAACAGGTGTTTAATTTGAGGTGGGCAGAGATGCGCGGCCATATGTGATGCTGCTTTCCGCTCTCACCTGATGTGTGGGCAAAGTTTCTTCCACAGAGATCACAGGCCACCTTCTTCTTGACCCGTGTGGTGCTGCTGTGGACCTCCGCCCGGTGGCGCTGCAGAGCTCGCAGGGTGGCCATCTTCTCGGGACACTGTGGACACTGCTGCTCGCAGTCCTGGGACATGGAGCAGCGCTTCATATGAGCCAGCATTCGACACTTGTAATCAAAACTCTTCTTGCACCAGCGGCAGGAGTAACGCTTGGAGGAGCAGGAAGTAGGAGAATCCAACGACACATCCTCTTCCCTCTGAGCCTTACTGCCTTCAGCTTCATCTGTTTGCTCCAGATTTACTTCGGAGTTAGAGTTATCCCGCTGTTCTGACTCAGCTGTAGAAAGTAGGGAGAGGTTAGAAATGTGAGTGGCGAGAAGAACTGCTCACAGCGACtgtttcttcttcaccttcaaGGTGGTCTTCAGCTGGCTGTGATGTGTTCTTCTCCGTGTCGTCCAGCAAAGGGAGCAGCGGTGGGGGGAAGCAGGCTGGAGATCTCTGCTGCATGGTCCGGAGCAGCTGAAGAAGAACTCTCTCATGGATCACTCCATCCCTCGCTCGGCTCATCAGCTTCTCCAAAGCTGAGCTGGGATCTGCCTCCTTGCAGCACTCACACACCACCTGACGGAGAACCACAACAAACCAGCTGGAACCCGGGCTGCAGAaattcacatttttgttttccctttCACATTTATACCAACTGATAACAGTACAACCCCAATTCCCCCCAAAGTTGGAGGACTgtcaaaaatttaaataaaaatataatttaatgatttactaatctgataatattttattcacaataaaacataaacaacactatcagtggacaggtgaaaagctgcatctctgatgggatggggctgcattagtgcctatggcgtgggcagcttccacatctgtgaagctccatcagtgctgaaaagtacatggaggttttagagcaacatctgctcccatccagacaacgtctctttcagggaagaccttgcagatttcagcaagacgatgctgaaccacatcctgcatccatcacagcagcatggcttcacaggagaagagtccagctgctgaactggcctgcctgcagtccagacattttaccaatacacaacatctggagcatcatggaagcagaaatccagcaaccaagatccaggactgtagagcagctagaatcctgcatcagaccagaatgagacaacattcctctcctagaactccagaaactggtctcctcacttcccagacatttccagacatgttagaagaagaggagatgctacaccacgctgaacatcatcctggaactactttttacaccacgctgaacatcatcctggaactactttttacaccacgctgaacatcatcctggaactactttttacaccacgctgtacatcatcctggaactactttttacaccacgctgaacatcatcctggaactactttttacaccacgctgtacatcatcctggaactactttttacaccacgctgaacatcaccctggaactactttttacaccacgctgaacatcatcctggaactactttttacaccacgctgaacatcatcctggaactactttttacaccacgctgaacatcatcctggaactactttttacaccacgctgaacatcatcctggaactactttttacaccacgctgaacatcatcctggaactactttttacaccacgctgaacatcatcctggaactactttttacaccacgctgaacatcatcctggaactactttttacaccacgctgaacatcatcctggaactactactttttacaccacgctgaacatcatcctggaactactttttacaccacgctgaacatcatcctggaactactactttttacaccacgctgaacatcatcctggaactactttttacaccacgctgaacatcatcctggaactactttttacaccacgctgaacatcatcctggaactactttttaaagatgtgttgctgccatcagatttaaaatgagtttattttttccatgaaatgataaaatgtctcagtttcagcatctgatatgttgtttactttctactgggaataaaatatggattgaTGTGATTTGGTAATCATtgaattctatttttattttacaaagagaCTTAACTTTTTGGGGAATTGTGGTAGCACACTGCTGACTGCATCTTCCTTAACCATTAAAACtacaagccatttttttttactatttttgtttttattgttatataaAAATGCTTGTATAtaatagaactttatttgtcattgcaacaaaattCCAAATGTAGAAGCTCAaccctttaatcccagtcaatTTAACTATCTAATGGGTGGAAATTTGACAGGAAGTTGTTTCTTCATCATCTCCAggtcaaaatagaggtctcttagcaacgtagtagtgatagtgattttttacaatgaaaatgtgataaataatgctgttatcacagaacattgtggatttaccagatagagtctctgaataaacctTACATTTTGTGGCTGTATTATAAACCTGGATGGGacataaatgcctggaaaatgTCCGTAGACCACCTAAAGGGTGAGCTATCATCACAGTTTTCCAAACTCAGTCACACTCTACCGTTCCTGAGAAACTGGGGATGATATATGAGGTAGTGCTCCGGGGCACCACAGAAATGGGgaagttttaagggttaatcaCAGCCTGCAGTTAAAGTTCTGATGAAACTGAGAAGAAACGGATTATTTGAACTGTTTTAAGATGCAGGCTGTACCTCTTTGTCctgttcatccagactgctCTGTGCTGCCTGGCTCAGCAGCTCTAGGacagaagatgtgttggtgaGGAGCTCCACGATCAAAGATGAATGGTGGAGAAGACCAGCTGCAGGACCACAGGACGGCTTCTTTCCTTCCACTGTACTCCCTGAGGGTTTGTCCTCTTCCAGCCCTGAACACACAGAGTCCAGTTTCAGGTGAAACGATGATGTCTGACAGAATAATCTGGATCATTTGGCGTGTTTAACAAACCTGAGTTGTCAGAAATCTCCACACAGGCTCTTTTACAAGCTGGTACGTCTTCATTGActtcaccaccaccatcagATTGTTTTTCCCTCACCTCCATCTTAACTGAAGTCGGG
Protein-coding sequences here:
- the zbtb40 gene encoding zinc finger and BTB domain-containing protein 40 isoform X2, with the protein product MMELPNYSSQLMQQLWALRKEGLFCDCTIHVGDHHHHAHKIVLAASSMLFRSLLDGSDTISIDTTVVSSQEFSCLLDIVYTGKLPMGKHNVSRIVAAADSLQMFDVAVGFKNVLTTLVNQQGPVSVHSTQNTTLTVINKLQTGNCEGSTSPEKEHPTSVKMEVREKQSDGGGEVNEDVPACKRACVEISDNSGLEEDKPSGSTVEGKKPSCGPAAGLLHHSSLIVELLTNTSSVLELLSQAAQSSLDEQDKEVVCECCKEADPSSALEKLMSRARDGVIHERVLLQLLRTMQQRSPACFPPPLLPLLDDTEKNTSQPAEDHLEAESEQRDNSNSEVNLEQTDEAEGSKAQREEDVSLDSPTSCSSKRYSCRWCKKSFDYKCRMLAHMKRCSMSQDCEQQCPQCPEKMATLRALQRHRAEVHSSTTRVKKKVACDLCGRNFAHTSGMIYHKRTEHFEEKPFACEDCGAKFGAKSSLKNHMRLHTGEKPYHCTHCDISFSVAAALAYHTKKKHSEGKMYVCQYCKAVFAQSIELTRHVRTHTGDRPYVCRECGKGYSQASGLTVHLHTFHNLSDPHDCQKCCLSFHSLEEHQQHIQEFHPKEFHKCSTCNKVFPSAALLDKHQVTHSGSKPFSCDLCSKSYQQLSGLWYHNRTNHADVFASHGRQIKTLVQCDICMKFFPSTETLAKHQAAEHQDSETSVLRCLYCKADLDEEKLQEHICSQSISQSGKAFSCPLCSLICISQLELQEHLLSCHMEAQQEAGEEEQASTSYAVISADSIRSREEGAEPNILPEEQRLLGAGQQNNQMLLTDKFRAPCDYLINADKD